One window of Sardina pilchardus chromosome 2, fSarPil1.1, whole genome shotgun sequence genomic DNA carries:
- the zpr1 gene encoding zinc finger protein ZPR1 has protein sequence MSGEEAVNGGPVFKTLSAEEDDMQPTIIESLCMNCYKDGSTRLLLTRIPFFKEIIISSFTCPHCNWSNTEIQSAGRIQEQGIQYALKVKAKMDMNREVVKSDSATTRIPELDFEIPAFTQKGSLSTIEGLIDRAVTGLEQDQVVRRATDPDVAVKIDEFVVKLKELKNVESEFTLVIDDPSGNSFIENLCAPNNDPDLIVTRYKRTEQQNAVLGIQENDILEQENPGNDLESLRNEVLVFNTNCPECNAPAHTNMKLVQIPHFKEVIIMATNCDSCGHRTNEVKSGGATEEQGTRITLHMTKPLDMTRDLLKSETCSVLIPELEFELGMGALAGKFTTVEGLLKDIRELILKNPFSCGDSSGSERSEKLKSFAETIDQIVAGKEHAHLVLDDPSGNSYIQNLHAPEPDPDMNTEKYTRSFEQNEELGLNDMKTEGYEA, from the coding sequence ATGTCTGGCGAGGAAGCCGTGAATGGGGGTCCTGTTTTTAAGACTCTAAGTGCCGAGGAAGATGACATGCAGCCAACAATTATCGAGAGCCTCTGCATGAACTGCTACAAAGATGGATCAACTCGACTTCTTCTAACCAGAATCCCTTTCTTCAAAGAAATTATCATCAGTTCGTTTACCTGTCCTCATTGTAACTGGTCAAACACTGAGATTCAGTCGGCCGGTCGGATCCAGGAGCAGGGCATTCAGTACGCTTTGAAGGTGAAGGCAAAAATGGACATGAACCGTGAAGTGGTGAAGTCGGACAGCGCGACCACAAGAATACCCGAGTTGGATTTTGAAATCCCTGCGTTCACTCAGAAGGGCTCACTGTCGACCATTGAGGGTCTCATTGACAGGGCTGTGACTGGACTTGAGCAAGACCAAGTTGTGCGAAGGGCTACTGACCCAGACGTCGCTGTCAAAATCGACGAGTTTGTTGTCAAGTTAAAGGAGCTCAAGAACGTCGAAAGTGAGTTTACGCTGGTCATTGATGATCCCTCTGGGAACAGCTTTATAGAGAACCTGTGCGCACCCAATAACGATCCAGATCTTATCGTTACTCGCTACAAGAGAACTGAACAACAGAATGCAGTTCTGGGCATACAAGAAAATGACATCCTAGAGCAGGAAAACCCTGGGAACGACTTGGAGAGCCTGAGAAATGAGGTCCTTGTTTTTAACACCAACTGTCCCGAGTGCAATGCTCCAGCCCATACCAACATGAAACTCGTCCAGATCCCGCATTTCAAGGAGGTAATAATCATGGCCACAAACTGCGATAGCTGTGGACACCGAACGAACGAGGTAAAATCGGGCGGCGCGACCGAGGAGCAAGGGACCAGAATAACACTTCACATGACCAAGCCTTTGGACATGACGAGGGACCTTCTCAAGTCTGAGACCTGCAGCGTTCTCATCCCGGAGCTGGAGTTCGAGCTGGGGATGGGGGCGCTGGCTGGGAAGTTCACCACTGTGGAGGGTCTCCTCAAAGACATCAGAGAGCTCATCCTGAAGAACCCGTTCTCCTGCGGGGACAGCTCCGGGTCTGAACGTAGCGAGAAGTTAAAATCATTCGCAGAGACGATTGACCAGATCGTTGCCGGAAAGGAGCATGCACATCTGGTCCTCGACGACCCGTCTGGGAACAGCTACATTCAGAACTTGCATGCCCCAGAGCCTGACCCAGACATGAATACAGAGAAGTATACGCGTAGCTTTGAGCAGAATGAAGAGTTAGGCCTTAATGATATGAAAACCGAAGGCTATGAGGCATAG